In Ruficoccus amylovorans, the DNA window CCGGAGCGGGCTCGCGGGATGCTGGAGTACCGTTACGGTATTCTGGACAAGGCCCGCGAACAGGCCAGGCGGATGCAGGGCAAGGGTGCGCTTTTCTCCTGGAACTCGATCACCGGCGAGGAATGCGCCCACGTCTATGAAGCCTCGACCGCTGAGTACCACCTGCAAAGCGCGGTAGCCTGGGCAGTGGACCGCTATGTCGAGGCGACCGGTGACTTGGAATTCCTGTACGCGATGGGGGCGGAAATGATGTTCGAGACCGCCCGCTTCCTGCGGGACCGCGGGTGCTTTGTCCCGCACAAGGGCGACCGCTTTTGCCTGAATGTGGTCTGCGGCCCGAACGAGTACTCTTGCGGCGTTGATAACAACGCCTACACCAATTACCTCGCCCAGTGGCACTTCCGGCGTGCTGCCGAGGTCTTCGCCGATATGGAGCGGCAGGCCCCTGAGCGTTTTCGTGAACTGTGCGCGCGCATCGGCCTGGAGGCCGACGAGGCGGATTCCTGGCAGGATGCAGCCAGCCGCATGTACCTGCCGTGGGATGAGGCGCTGGGCATCGTCCCGCAGGACGACCAGTTCCTCGGGCGCGATCCGGTGGACATGTCGAAAATCCCGTTGCACACGGATGTGCGTTCGCTGGTACACCCGCTCAACCTGTGGCGCATGCAGTTGATTAAACAGGCCGACACCGTGCTGCTGCTCTTCTTATTCGGTGACCTGTTCGACCGTGAAACGAAGCGCCGGACGTATGAGTTTCACGAGGCGCGCACGAATCACGGCTCATCCCTGTCCGGTTGCATTCACAGCATCGTGGCAGCGGAACTGGGCTTGGCGGAGGACGCCTACCACTTTTTCCGCGAGGCGGCGCTGATGGATATTAACGACCTCAAGGGTAATACGGATGGCGGCGTTCATTCGGCTTGCTTGGGTGGAACCTGGATGGCGCTGGTCAATGGCTTTGGCGGAATGCGCGAAACCGCCGAAGGACTTTCCCTGGATCCGGCGCTGCCCGAGGCTTGGAGTGGTTACAGCTTTCCGCTGGTGTGGAGGGGCCGCCGTCTGCGCGTGTCGTGCGACAGTGAAAGCCGCCGCGTTGAACTGCTCAGTGGTGACCCCCTCGATATTGTCTTTGCCTCGGAAGAGGTTTCGCTGAAAATCGGACAACCCCATGAAGCTACCCATGCCAAAGCCTGTGCCCTCGGTTAAGTCTGTGCCGCGGTTGTCCGTGGCATTTGCTCTTGCTTCGTCCTGTCTGCTGCCGGCCAGTTCGACGACGGCTGCGGAGGTGCCCGCCGGTGGCGTGGCATCGTTGCAGGCGAAGGTTTCGGGCGCGTCGGAGTTTTTGTATTATATCTGGGACACCGGGGACGGGCGCCTGGTGCCCGGCTCTCTCGGTCGGACCGGGGCAGGTGCATGGATGGATGTCCCGTACTACACGCCCGGCAGCTACTCGGCCGCGTGGAGCGCGGTAACGCATTCGGGAGTGTGTATCCGAGGTTCAACTACGCCGGTTAAAGTTCTGCCCGTGCAGGATCAGATGCGCCCGGATGTGCTTGTGCCTGCGGTGAAGGAAATCTGGCAGGGGTCGATACGTGCCCGACTCGACGGGGCCAAATCGCGTGAGATGACCCCGGCGGCGGCTTACGAGGCGGGGGGCGTGGACTTGGTCTTTGACGGAATGCAGGTGGTGGAGTGGCTTTGCCTTTTTCCGGGCGAGGCTGCCTGGCCGGAAGATTTCGAGGTATATAGCAGCGAAGATGGCGGCGCGACCTGGTACCCGGTTATGAGCGCCCGCTTCAACGCCTTCCCCGATCCCGGTAAAAAAGTGGTCTGGATCCCCCTGCGCGGGTTGGTGGCGGACGCGATTCGCGTGCTGGTCCCCCGTGGCAACGGACCGCGGTCGGACGGGCCGTGGGGTCTGCTCGACGCCTGCGTGCTGGGAGGGGGTGAACCGGACTGGACGCTTGCGGGCGCGGCCCCCGGCGAGGTGGCGGCCTGGAACAACCTCTGGCTCAACTATGGCATCGCCTCCAACGAAGTGCATGACCGCTTTGACCCGTGGTGGCCGACGGAGCGCCCGCTCGACGGGGGCATGGTCGGCATTGGAAGCAGCGAGTGGTTTTACTGGAACGCGCTCAAACTGTCATGGCTGGGTCATGACAAACAAGCCCGGCGGTTGGAGGATTACTTCGTCCGCAACCCGGTCGGAGAGGATGGCTATGTGTGGACTTCGCCCGGAGGAGAGAAACACCTCGGTCACAGCCGCCACTACACGACCAACGCCACCTACGCCATGTCCGTGGCGCACCATTACCTGATGACCCGTGACCGCGCTTTTCTGGAGCGCACGGACCCGCGTTCGGGCGAGTCCGTCCTGGCCAAGGCCCGCCGGGCGATGGATTACCAGTTGAAGGAGTTGGGCGGGCGCAGTGGCTTGATCACTTATGTGGACAAAGAGCACGATGGCACCGCTACCAGCCAGGGAAGCAACTATTGGGACTTTTGGCTCTTCGGACATGAGTCTGCCTATGGGAACGCCTGGTTTTACCAATCTCTCGGACTGTGGGCCGAGATGGAGGAGGCACTCGGTGAGGACGTCCGCGCGCAGGAACTGCGTTCGCTCAGGCTCAAGGTTCGCCAGCGCTACAACGAGACCTTCTGGGACGACGAGACCGGGCGCTACATCGGTTGGGTTGATGTGAATGGGAACAGATACGACTATGGCTTTACCTTCGTGAATCTGCACGCATTGGCTGCGGGGCTGGCCGATGAGGAGCAGGCCGAGTCGGTGTTGGCTTGGCTCGACGGCACGCGTCGGGTTGAGGGCGACGATGCCGACGATGTCTATCATTTCGGATTCGCCCCGCGCAGCACGACGGTCGATGCCCGGCGGGGAAACTCGCGTGTGATTAACACCTGGAACGGGGCGCTCGATGTCGAACCCGGCGGGAATGCCGCCTTTGGCGCGCAGATTCAGAACGGCGGTGCGATCCTTTATCCGAGCTATTACGACCTGCACGCCCGCTTGCGTTATCGCGGGGCAGGGGACATGCGCCAGCGCTGGGAGGGGATTTACGAGAGCTACCAGACCGATCAGCTACGACGCGATCCGGGCAACTTCCGGGGGCACAGCGATGTGGTCGGCATCCTGCGCGAGTTCCCCGAGTCGGGGTTGGTGCCGTATTTTTTTGTCGATGGGCTGGTCGGTGTCACTCCAGTGGCTGAGGGGTGGCGGATCGAGCCTCATTTACCCCCGGATTGGTCGGGGGTGGTGCTTCGAGGTATCAGCCTTGCTGGTCGAGAGTACACGGTACGCGTCGGCTCCGATAAGGACGATGCCGCCGTGGAAGAAGATGGAACGGTGTTTGTGCCGCTCGGGCAGAGTGTCGTGCTCGGGGTGGACGGGCAACTTATTCTGAAAGAGGAGGGACCGCAGTGAAGGCTATTATCGTAACGTGTGTGCTGGCTTTTTCAGGCCTGGCGGCGGTGGCCGTCTCCGGGGCGGAAGGGCGTTCGGCGCTGTGGATGACGTTTGATCGCGGGCTGGATTATTCGCGCCAGATTCGTACGGCCCAGGCTGCGCGTGGATGGTCCGTGGTCGAGGAGGACGCGGTTAGCGGGAACCGCTTGTTGCGTGTGGATTACCGTTTCGACGCGCCCGGACAGGGGTCGTTGCTGGTCTTTGATCTGGTGCCCACGACGCTGGAAAAGATCCGTCTGCGGGTGCGCGTGTCACGAGCCGCAGGCGGGCCATTGCGGGTCGGTCTTTCGGCCAATAGTGTGGGCGGTGGCGGTTATGTGGCTCCGGACGTATTGGTCCCGGCGAACGGTAAGTGGACGACGCTTGAGATGGATTTGTCTGGCCAATTGTCCGGTATTTACGCCAACGGGAAACGTGTACAACAGGAACGTATATCTGCTGAAGAAATTCGTAAACTCGCGCTGGAGCGTATTATCGTGAACGTGCGCCTGCCAGCGGGTGCCGATGCACGGGCGGGCGGCGAATTTTATGTGGATTTCGACCTGCTGGAAGGTTTTCCGCCTGATGACAGTGAATGATGGTTATGATTTAAACTACGAGTAATGGATTTTGTGATGAAATGGATTAAACTTGCTTGTGTCTTTGTGTTTTTCATGGCCGCTGCCTTGGCGGATGATCGGCCGAATATCGTCTTTCTCCTGACCGACGACCAGCGTTACGACTCGCTGGGAGCGACCGGCAACGAGATCATTCATACGCCCGAGATTGACGCCCTGGCTGATGAGGGAGTTATCTTTGACAACAGCTTTGTTGTTTCCTCGGCCTGTGCGCCCAACCGGGCCGCCATCTTTAGCGGGATGTATAACCGAACGCTCGGGGTGCGGGATTTCAGCTCGGACTTCACACCGGAGCAGCGGGAATATCTGTATCCGTTTCTGCTGAAGAAGGAGGGGTATTTTATCGGCTTTATCGGTAAGTGGGGGGTGGCGGCCACCATAGCCTCGACGCTGGAACCTTACCGTGAACGCTTCGACTACTGGCGCGGCTTTGTCGGGCAAGGAAATTACTACACAAGGGATCGGCAGAACCGCCATCTCACTCAAGTGCTGGCTGACGATGTGGAGGAATTTCTCGATGTGGTCCCGAAGGGAAAGCCCTTTTGCCTGTCAGTTAGTTTTAAGGCTCCGCACGGCCCGTGGAACCAGTATGACCGGCGATTCGCCGAGGATTTTGAAGACCGGGGCATTCCCTTTCCTCCTACATTGGACAAGTACTTCGTGGATCAATTGCCGCCCTTTATGCGCACGTTCCGGCTCTCGCTGGACGGGCGCAGCCTGGAGCAGTTTGAGCAGTTTCACGAAAAATTTGTCCGCGAGTACTACCGACTGATTCTCGGGGTGGATGAAGCCGTCGGGCGTATTCGCAAGGCGCTGGAGGCAAAGGGCCTGGCCGACAATACGATCATCGTTTACGCCAGCGACAATGGCCACTTCCTCGAAGAGTGGGGCTTTTATGGCAAGTGGCTCATGTACGAGCCGAGCATCCGTGTGCCGCTGATCGTCTATGATCCGCGCCTGCCCAAAGAAGAGCGCGGGAAGCGTGTGAAGGAACAGGTGCTGAGTGTTGACTATGCGCCGACGTTTCTGGACTGGGCCGGGGCCGATATACCTGAGCGCATGCAGGGGCAAAGCCTGCGCGAACTGGTTGAGGGCGAAGCGCCTGATGATTGGCGCGAGGACTGGTTCTACGATTATGCCTTTGAGATGTACCCCGGTGACATTCCCAAGAGTATCGGCGTACGCACCGACCGCTACAAGCTCGTGCGCTACATCTCGCCGCGTCCACAGTACGAGCAACTCTTTGACCTCCAACGCGACCCGCTGGAGTTGAAAAACCGGATCGACGACCCCGAGTACGCGAATATCCGCCACGACCTGAGCAAGCGCCTTTCGGAGTACCGCAAGAGCCTTCCCGACAACGACCCGGACTTTGAGGAGTATGTCAACACCTATGAGGTGATCGGCATTGGCGCGGACTTCCCCGATGCCGAACTTGACTTCAGTGAGGTTGATGAGGTCGGCCAGACTTTCACGGCGGCGACGGATCACCTGATGCTGGTCGAGTGGCGCTGGCCGTTCTTTATCTCGCGCTACCCGGACAGCGGGGTCGATGTGGTATTGCGCCGGGGTGGCCCGGAGGGAGAGATTCTTGGTGAAACTTGGATAGAGGCGACGGACATCTACAACCTGAACCGCTCGCGCGCGTCCTTTGAAGTCGCCGGGCTGGAGCCGGGTGAAACGCTTTACGTGGGCATACGTCCGCAGTCCAAACCGGGCAAGCGGCGCATTGGCCTCTGGCGCTACACGAAGGACTGCTATCCGGGTGGGGAAGCCTTTATCAACGGCGAGGCCGCCGGAGGCGATATCCCGCTGGCCTTCGTGTTCCGCAAATAAGGAGTCTCTGTTTTCCATTGCTTATGTCCCAGCCCAAGCCAGAAAACACCCAGCCGTCGACTCAAGCGGCAACCGAAGCAACTGAAGCGCATGTGCCGCTCGGCAAAAAGCTGGGCTATGCCAGTGGCGCGCTGGCCGACAATCTGATCATGAACGGTTTCAGCACGCTTGTGCTACCGGTCTATAACATCGGGCTGTTTGTCAACCCGGTCTTGCTGGGCTGGGCGATGGCGATTCCGCGTTTTTTCGACGCGCTGACGGACCCGATAATGGGCAACCTTTCGGATAATACGCGGACCCGGTGGGGACGTCGCCGTCCGTACATTGTGGCCGGGATTCTCGCTACGGTGTTACTGTTGCCGCTGCTGTGGCTCTCGCCGAGCACGGAGGACTGGTCTGTGTTCTGGTGGCTGACGGTGTTCGGAGTCCTGTATTTTCTGGCCTACACGGTTTTTATTATTCCGTACCAGGCACTTGGTTTTGAGATGACCACGGACTACGATGAACGCACGCGTCTGCTGGCCTGGCCGAATTATTTCGGGTTGACGGCTTCGTTCATTATGCCGTGGTTGCCGCGCTTCATCGAATACCAGGGCTTTGGCGGCCCGGTGAAAGGCGCGGTCTGGGTCAGTATCGGGATGGGGGCGGTTATTCTGGTGGCGGGGTTGCTGCCTGCCATTGTCGGTCGCGAGATCGCCCGGGCTGAGGAGCAGCAGAAGATCCGCCTGCTTGATGCGATCAAACTCACGCTGAAGAACCGGGCCTTTCTCGTCGTGGTGATGGCCAATGTGGTCATGTTGATGGGGCTGGCCACCTTTGTGAACCTCAGCCTCTATGTGAACATTTTCTACATCTATGGAGGAGACCGCGCGGCGGGGACGGCTCTGGCCGGTATCTCCGGCTCGACCTATGCGGCGGCGTCCTACTTGAGCGTTCTGCTGGCGACAGCTATTGCCACGCGCGTTGGGAAAAAGACAGCCTGCCTCGTGCTGCTGAGCCTGACGTTTATCGGGGTGGTGAGCCTGTGGTGGACGCTGCGCCCCTCGATGCCGTACCTCCAGCTTGTCTCGACGGTGGTGATTGGCTTTGGCCTGCAAGGCTCGTGGATGATGTTTTTTATCATGATCGGCGATGTCTGCGAGGAGGACGAGCGTGAGAATGGCCTGCGCCGCGAAGGTATTTTCAGTGCCATCGGTGGCTTCTCCCGTAAGATGTCGGTGGCGGCGGCGTCGGTATTCGGAGGCACGCTGTTGAGTATTATCTCGTTTGATGCTGAGGCTGCCGCTAACGGCGAACTCGATCCCGCCGTACTTGTGCATTTGAAGGAAGCTTTTGTGTTCGGGCAGGCGGCGGTCGTCCTGTTGGGGATGGTGCTGCTGGCGTTTTATCCGATCACGCGGGCGCGGGCCGAGGAGACGCAGGCGATTCTAGGAGAGCGTAAACTCCGGCTGAATTCGGAGCAGTTAACTGATGATTATAACCCCAACGAATTGTCATGATATTTCGGATACATAAGCTTGTTACATGTCTTTTCCTTCTCGCATTCCTGTGTGGATGTCTGGTTGCCCGGGCCGGAAGTGAGCGGCCAAATATCCTGCTGATTATGGCGGATGACCTGGGCTATGCCGATATCGGGGCGCATGGGAATGTGGAATTCCCGACGCCGAATCTGGACCGGTTGGCCGGAATGGGGATGCGGTTTACCCAAGGCTACGTAACTGGTCCGGTGTGCGGACCTTCTCGGGCTGGGCTGATTACCGGGCGCAATCAGGAGCGTTTCGGCTTCGAGGGGCACCCCGGTCCGAAGGATACCTGGGGGCTGCCGCTGGACGAAGATACGCTTCCAGCCAGCCTGAAGGCGGCTGGTTATCGTACGGCGCTCTTTGGAAAATGGCACCTGGGGTCCGAGCCCGGCTACCGGCCCCTGGACCGTGGGTTCGATGAGTTTTACGGCTTCCTGTCCGGCATGCATGATTACTTTAAGCAAGATGATCCCAACTGGGGCTTGATTGTCGAAGGGGAGGGCTCGCCGGCGGAGCTGCCGCAGTACCTGACGTTCGAATTGGCCGATCGGACCGCCGCCTTTATCCGCCGTCAGGCGCAGGAAGACAGCCCGTTCTTTGTCTGGTTGTCATTTAATGCTCCGCACACGCCGATGCAGGCCCCACGGCGTTATTTGGATAAGGCGCAGCATATTGAAGGCAAGCTGCGCTCAACCTATGCCGCCATGGTAATGGCGATGGACGACGCCATCGCGACCGTCATAAACGCTTTGGAGGAGAGCGGTGTTCTTGATGACACGGTTATTGTCTTTATGAGCGATAATGGAGGGGCGATGTTGGATGGCGGCGCCCGTAACGGCGCTCGTAACGATCCGCTTCGCGGTTCGAAGGCCCAGCTCTGGGAGGGAGGCGTGCGCGTGCCGTTCTTTATCATTTGGCCCGAACAAATCCCGGCAGGCCAGGTGCGTGATGAAATCGTTTCAAGCCTGGACCTTTACCCGACGTTTACCGCCCTCGCCAACGCTACTACCCCGGACAAGCTCGAAGGTGTGGACCTTTCTGCTCTCCTGCAGGGAGAGCCGATGCCTGAGCTATTTCAGCGTGAGCTGCACTGGAGGTTTTATGGCACGCAGAAAGCCGTTCGACGTGGCGACCTGAAGTGGGTCCGTGTGAGCGGGGATGGCGGGCTCTATGGCATGAGCAAGAGCGTCCGGGAAGACGAGGATCTCTCGGAAACGCACGGGCCGGAAGCTGAAGCATTGGAAGAGAGCTGGGTGGATTGGAATTCGGTGAACCCCAAGATCAAGCTACATCAACAGCAAATGTTGGAATCCGAATCGAGAACAGGTCAATCTAAAGGCTCCGACTGACTTTGCCAGTGACGCAGTATGCGTGGACACGGTCAATCACCTGTGACTCATTCGTTAGCTTTTCTGTAAACTGTCGTTCATGGCGCGCTTATGGGTGTTTCGATGAGACAACCTGATTCGAGCAGGAATGGGATTTTACGGACGGAGCCAGTTGGCACGAGGTTGTGCGCTTCAGCAATCGAGCGTGGTGGGGAGAAGCTCCAGTTTCATCGAAAAGTACGAGCGAGTTGGATTGGCCCTCGGGACGTAACCACTCGGAGGGGACATGGTAAAACCGCTCAACGGAGTCGGGCTCTACTTTCGCCTGGAGGCTTCCTTTCATCCAATCCATCCAGGGGCCCATGGGGTCTGTGTTTGGGAGCAGCCAGTAGCGCCCGAGGCAATGCCCGTTAATCCATGCCATCCCCTTGCCCATGCCATAAAGATCGAGTCCCCAGGGACCGGAATCCTTTGGCGTCTTGAAGGCTACACGCCACCAGAGAGGGGAGTTGCTTGGCGGTGGTGTGTTTGACGGCACCTGCCAGGCCAGGAGTGCGCCGGATGCACCGGCGAAATTTGCTCGTTCGCCAAGCAGCGCAGGTTGCTGGCGCCAGGGACCGTCGAGTGGTTGGCCGTCCCAGGTGACTGGCCCCCATAGCCCCTTTTTTTCCTGGGACATGTTCGCGTATCCGATCATCCAGTCTCCCTTGATTAGTCCGAGGGCGCAGCATAGCACAGTCAGCCGGTGGGGGCCGCCCGAAATGTTGAGGGACTGAAGGTCGATGGTAAAGGTCTGGCTAAACTTGCCTGCATCCAATGATCCCCGGCGTTCAAGTAACGGACCGGAGGTGGTTGCAGCCAACTGGTCGTCGATGAACACATAGGCGATGTCAGCCATGCGGGTGAAATGGAGTTTCGCCGTTCCTGATGCTTGATCCGTATTGACCATGAGCTGGGTTTGATACCAGCAGTAGTCCGTCAGGTCATGGGTCAGGGACAGTTGATCCTGCGGCTGTTGCGAGAGGGAAGCGGATTGCACGGCGTCCGGCCAATCCTGCGGCTGAGGTTCGGGGCGCCAGCTCCAGTCGGAAAAGGGCTCAACGGACTTCTCCCACCCTGGGGTGATTGTCATCAGCTTTTGGGTGGAGTCGTACAAGGTCTCTCCATCTTTGCCGATGATTTTCAAGCTCTTGTTCGCGTCGTCGCAGTGAAACTCCAGTCCAGAGGCGTAACAATAGGTTATGATCCCTTGGGGACTTGTCTGTTTTTGCGGGCGTTCACCCTCAAGCAACTCGCTGGAGCAGGCGAGAAGGGCATGGTTTAACCGCGCGAGATGGGTCGCTTTGTCAGAGGGGAGTCCATACTCGTCGAGGCACCCGCCAAACTCAAATGACGTGGTTGCCAAATACATGCCGTCGCGTTCGAAGTTCGTGCCCCCGTGCCAGAGGTAATAGTTCACGCCCGTCCCGCCAGCGGCGAAAAATCGGGCGGTGGCCCAAGCCAGCTCAGCGGGATCGCGTCGGGGGAGGACGCCGCCCCAAGTGTGGTACCAGCCGACCCAGTTCTCCGTCCACAGGGCGGGGCTATTGGGATGTGCGGCAAAGTGTTCCTCGATGATTTCGTGGGCGCGAAAGGCGTTCAGGGTTTCGAGGGCGTCGCCCGCGCTGGCCGTGGCTCCGTCGCGCCCCGCCTCGGCTGCGCGTCCGGCGGCGCAGGTTACCCAGGGGATGTCCAGTCGGAGCGAGTTTGCAAGGTTTACGGACCACTGGAGGTAGCGCTTGCCGGCTTCGCCGTAGGTCGAGGCGATGTTGTCGTACTCATTTTCAATCTGCGCCAGGATGATCGGTCCTCCGGATGGCGCGCAAAGCGGCCGGATTAACTCAGCGACGAGACGGACCCAGCGTTCCTTTTCCCGCTTAAAAGGTTCATTGTCGGTGCGCATCATTATGCCGGGGATGTCGCGCAGCCAGCCGGGGAGACCTCCATAATTGGTCTCGGCGCAAATGTATGGGCCAATGCGCAGGATAACATGAAGCCCTTCTTGTTGTGCCAGTTGGCAGAATTTTACCAGATCCAGGCGGTCCGAGAAATCGAGCACTCCACGGCGGCGTTCGTGCAGATTCCAGAATACGTAGGTCTCCACGGTGTTAAGGCCGCTGAGGCGCATGTGCCGGAGGATGTTCCTCCACATTGCCGGAGTGCTCCGGGGGTAGTGCACAGATCCGCTGAGAATGAGTGTGCGCTTGCCGTTGATGAGCAGCGCTCGCTGGTCATAAGAAACTTTCATGCGGGAAAAATTTAGGTTGGTTGGAAAGAGACGGCGTTGTCGCTGGTACTGCCAGATCAGGTCCGTACGGGCAGGGAGGGGCGGCAGCCGGGGCCGGTTCGTTTAAGATGACGCGAGTTTGCTCTCTGGAATGAGATGGGCATTTGCTCCGTCGGGAAGGGTGGGGCGCAGGCAGACCGAGGAGCTTCGTTTGACAAAGTCCGGCATGATAAGAATGTCTCGGGAAGCGGGGGCATCGGTGCGCGGAAGTTTTGTCCGACTTCCTAGCTGGACGGCCAGGTGGGTCAGTGTCTGGACGACCCGGCCGATGTGCATATCAAATGTTGTCAACGGGGGATCGAGGTCGGCAGTGACGGGCATGTTGTCGTGGCCGATCAGGCTGAAATCCCTGGGAATGCTCAAGCCGGCGTCGAGTGCGGCCCGGCGCCCGCCGATGGCCAGCCAGTCGGAGGCAAAGACCATCGCGGTGGGCCTTTCCTCGGGAGCCTTTCGCTGGAGCAAGGGGAAAAGGGCTTCGCGTGAGCCTTCCTGATTACAGTCGGCTCCGGGTAGGCAGAATACCCAGTCGCTGTGCCCGAGGAGACCCAACTCCGTGAGGGCGGCGGGAAATGCTTCGGCATATTTACGGAAATACAGCTCCTGTAGCGGCCCGGTCATGAGCCCGATGCGGGTGTGTCCCTGCGCGACGAGGTATTGGACGGCCTGCTGGCAGCATTGGGCGGCGTCCACCAGTACGCTGATTTGGTCAGGGAAGGGAGAGTGCTTGTCGAACAGTACTGCCGGGATGCCGACATTATGTGCCACGGCAAAGGAATCCGTGGAAAAGTGGCCATAGAAGATGCCGACATCGACCTCCAGTGCCTGTGTGCGGAGGTTCACGTCCCCCTCGTAGTAGAAGACACGCATCTCTACCTCGCGCAGATCAAGGGCTTTGCGGAGGCGTTCGATCAGGTTCAGGGCGTTGGGGTTGATGTCCTGCTTCGGGCCATAGAAAGGGGCAAAGAATAATCCGACCGTCATGGTTGGACGATCCTTGAGCATACGGGCCGCGCCGTTGGGGGTGTAGCGATGGGTGCGAGCGGCCTCAAGCACGCGTTGCCGTGTGCTGGCCCCTACGCCAGGTCGGTTGTTGAGCGCTCGCGAGACGGTGACGATACTCAGGTTCAGGATGCGGGCCAGCCCTTTGAGGTCCATCGGGCGTCCGTCTGTCTTGTCGCTGACGAGGGATTTACTGTTTGCCTCTTGGGTCGTGGAGGATCTCCGGCTGGATGCGTTCATCGAAGTAGATATAGGGCTGCGGGTTTAAAGATAAAGGTTCGCTTGTGGTTTCTTGAAGGGCTGCGAGTCGGGATGGCGGTTCGGGGAATTCCTGAATGTTCCTATGTAATCAGATATCGGCATGACTTTGCAATAAAAAAGATAATCGTTTAAAGTCATTTGGTTTGATTGTTTTGTCGTCTGTAATTTGTTCTTTTATAGTTGCTTACGTTGTTTGTTCTGTCGGTAATGTGGCTTTTGTGGGTTAATTTTTTTATTTTTTGGGGCTGACCTAGTGTTATGTTAGCTAAGTTTATTGCAAAATTGATTGATTTTCTGGAAAATCTCTTCCGGTGATGCGGTCCAGTTGAACGGTTTTGGATTTTGGTTATTTTCGTCGATGTATTCGAGTATGGCCTTTCGCAATTGAGGCAGGCTTGAGAAAGAACCTCTACGGATGATATCGAGGGTGATTTTGGCAAAGAAGCGTTCGACTTGATTAAGCCAGCTTGAGTGGGTTGGGATGAAGTGAAAGTGCCAGCGCGGATGAGCAACGAGCCAATCGCGCACCGCTTTGGTTTTGTGAGTAGCGTAGTTATCAACGATGATGTGCAGGTACAACTCTGCCTGGACGGTGGCGTCGATTTTGTTGAGGAAGGCCAGGAAGTCTTTTGAGGTGTGGCGCTTGCGGCACTGGGCCATGACCTGTCCGGTTTTGATATCGAGGGCGGCAAAGAGTGTGGTGGTGCCGTGGCGAAAGTAATCGTGAGTCTGTCGGGCAGGCACTCCGGGCATTAGGGGCAGGATCGGCTGGGAGCGTTCAAGTGCCTGGCACTGGCTTTTTTCGTCCACCGAGAGCACCAGGGCGTTGGCGGGCGGGCTGGTGTATAACCCGACCACGTCGCGTACCTTCTCGACAAAAAACGGATCGGTGGAGAGTT includes these proteins:
- a CDS encoding IS630 family transposase, translating into MPRPGRPSEPIDLNDSDRTELERLSRARKSAQGIATRAKAVLLSSEGLTDTAVSKQVALSHVSVGKWRKRFIEHGIEGLTDAPRGGPPRRISDDKVAEVLRLTLETTPKNATHWSTRSMAQRAGISNERVSVIWRTFGLQPHRSETFQLSTDPFFVEKVRDVVGLYTSPPANALVLSVDEKSQCQALERSQPILPLMPGVPARQTHDYFRHGTTTLFAALDIKTGQVMAQCRKRHTSKDFLAFLNKIDATVQAELYLHIIVDNYATHKTKAVRDWLVAHPRWHFHFIPTHSSWLNQVERFFAKITLDIIRRGSFSSLPQLRKAILEYIDENNQNPKPFNWTASPEEIFQKINQFCNKLS
- a CDS encoding LacI family DNA-binding transcriptional regulator produces the protein MNASSRRSSTTQEANSKSLVSDKTDGRPMDLKGLARILNLSIVTVSRALNNRPGVGASTRQRVLEAARTHRYTPNGAARMLKDRPTMTVGLFFAPFYGPKQDINPNALNLIERLRKALDLREVEMRVFYYEGDVNLRTQALEVDVGIFYGHFSTDSFAVAHNVGIPAVLFDKHSPFPDQISVLVDAAQCCQQAVQYLVAQGHTRIGLMTGPLQELYFRKYAEAFPAALTELGLLGHSDWVFCLPGADCNQEGSREALFPLLQRKAPEERPTAMVFASDWLAIGGRRAALDAGLSIPRDFSLIGHDNMPVTADLDPPLTTFDMHIGRVVQTLTHLAVQLGSRTKLPRTDAPASRDILIMPDFVKRSSSVCLRPTLPDGANAHLIPESKLASS